One Portunus trituberculatus isolate SZX2019 chromosome 43, ASM1759143v1, whole genome shotgun sequence DNA segment encodes these proteins:
- the LOC123517956 gene encoding cyclic AMP-dependent transcription factor ATF-6 alpha-like isoform X1, producing the protein MYVKNEPDCDFDITMEMMTDMETNLLREELFGNHCIASEPTKPPSTQHTVCMPASSAPPNLADAFSRELFSELDTMDFSQDVSESSSDDDLIHKLSNDLELPLALDDLEPVPPWPCQPGEVFQMLPSGNASSSSSSSSSSLSSFPSTRSSSIKCEVTDDLTAEDLARALYPNMVATPGVEMNEVDRESTVKEEPASPQHMLQLPPSPDETRDIWDLLCGSDVKPSIKVLDTPPVTPPQSEVSPPHSPQPSSPVAMIMGQANQNQLQQQQQQQKPLMNGSGNVGNHLSQPIKVVTITTRNGGSGPGPTKGGRVTKTMKIQPKVVSPSSAQTPQPQVISIVNSSSVPKLTLPKTAVTRTISGGNTRIVQVKAPPPANQPPPSTTPTPSPLSSILPPQVSTPATVGTPAPAAPLAPLAPALTPGLKLCSIPDLKAFKRQQRMIKNRESASLSRKKKKEYLNSLELKFADLEGENKRLKEENLRLLQRVATLETECDSLRRSVGRASNRKTTTALFALIFLFSLNLGPLSSILLGGKSKLDSLKGILPGSDELRVPTSFSQRSLLWTREETADNDSGSSHLAANTSHTCPMYINATESLRLETELRDWFEHKFRPSKTDRKKDDTTTANAGTSSKAKIIRKHLAGRLGGALHGVTTRKDRESTVNEVWNALAPPHPPPAHLYHYIHPEALQVDTQARSEEQRAVLASAPRLSSFLEAIQRRDDTYYVVSFSPDHLLVPATARNDSARPRMSLLMPTPRPMNESLAPPRNHVALMQIDCEVMHTRLVHVAEEFIPPHLRAGGSNASHPAPQAPPEAPQSSQAEPKRRPKSRPFLPNTGQPSQ; encoded by the exons ATGTACGTCAAAAACGAGCCAGATTGTGACTTTGACATAACCATGGAGATGATGACAGATATGGAGACGAACCTGCTGCGGGAGGAACTGTTTGGTAACCACTGCATCGCGTCGG AGCCCACTAAGCCTCCATCGACACAACACACCGTCTGCATGCCAGCCAGCTCTGCTCCTCCTAATCTAGCTGACGCATTCTCTCGAGAACTATTTTCAGAGCTGGACACAATGGATTTTTCTCaag ATGTGTCAGAATCTAGCAGTGATGATGATCTCATCCACAAACTCTCCAATGACCTTGAG CTCCCCTTGGCCCTGGATGACCTTGAACCAGTACCTCCTTGGCCGTGCCAGCCTGGAGAGGTCTTCCAGATGTTGCCCTCTGGGAatgcctcgtcttcctcttcttcctcttcctcttccctctcttcattcccCTCCACTAGGTCATCCTCCATCAAGTGTGAAG TTACAGATGACTTGACGGCAGAAGATCTGGCACGTGCCCTCTACCCAAACATGGTGGCCACCCCTGGAgtagaaatgaatgaagtggACAGAGAAAGCACG GTGAAGGAGGAGCCAGCGTCTCCACAACACATGTTGCAACTGCCGCCTTCTCCTGATGAGACGCGAGATATCTGGGACCTGTTGTGTGGAAGTGATGTCAAGCCCAGCATCAAA GTGCTGGACACTCCCCCTGTTACACCCCCTCAGAGTGAGGTCTCTCCACCACACAGCCCTCAGCCTTCCTCTCCAGTTGCCATGATAATGGGACAGGCCAACCAAAATCAGcttcagcaacaacagcaacaacaaaagccCTTGATGAATGGCAGTGGTAATGTTGGCAACCACCTTTCTCAGCCCATAAAAGTTGTCACCATCACAACACGTAATG GAGGATCTGGTCCAGGTCCCACCAAGGGTGGCCGTGTTACCAAAACTATGAAGATACAACCCAAGGTAGTCAGTCCATCTTCTGCTCAGACACCCCAACCACAGGTCATCAGCATTGTAAACTCATCATCTGTGCCTAAGCTGACCTTGCCCAAGACAG CTGTGACCCGAACTATTTCTGGAGGCAACACCAGGATAGTGCAGGTCAAAGCTCCTCCACCTGCCAACCAGCCTCCTCCAAGCACCACCCCCACCCCTagccctctttcctccattcttccacctCAG GTCAGCACCCCAGCAACAGTAGGAACACCAGCACCTGCAGCCCCACTTGCACCTTTAGCACCAGCTCTCACTCCTGGCTTGAAGCTATGCAGCATACCTGAT CTAAAAGCCTTCAAGCGGCAGCAAAGAATGATCAAGAACCGAGAATCAGCAAGTCTGTcccgcaaaaagaaaaaagaatacctAAACTCCCTTGAATTGAAGTTTGCTGATCTTGAGGGTGAGAACAAAAGGCTGAAAGAG GAAAACCTTCGCCTGCTGCAACGAGTTGCCActctagagacagagtgtgATTCATTGCGCCGCTCAGTTGGCCGTGCCTCCAATCGGAAGACAACCACTGCACTTTTtgctctcatctttctcttttccttaaatCTTGGACCCCTTTC GAGCATCCTACTTGGTGGAAAATCCAAGCTGGACTCCCTTAAGGGCATCCTGCCAGGAAGTGATGAATTGAGAGTCCCAACTAGCTTCTCCCAGCGGTCTCTCTTGTGGACAAGGGAGGAGACAGCAGATAATGATAGTGGATCATCCCACTTAGCTGCAAATACGTCCCATACCTGCCCTATGTACATTAATGCTACTGAGAgtctaag ATTGGAAacagagttaagagactggttCGAGCACAAGTTCAGACCTTCAAAGACTGATCGCAAGAAAGATGATACCACAACTGCTAATGCTGGTACCTCATCCAAAGCCAAGATAATCAGGAAACATCTGGCAGGGCGTTTAGGAGGAGCCCTGCATGGAGTTACAacaagaaaggatagagagtcaACTGTAAATGAAGTGTGGAATGCTTTGGCACCCCCTCATCCACCTCCAGCACACCTTTATCATTACATCCATcctgaggcgctgcaagttgataCCCAAGCAAG GTCAGAGGAGCAGCGTGCTGTGTTGGCTTCTGCACCACGGCTGTCATCATTCTTAGAGGCAATTCAGCGTCGTGATGACACCTATTATGTGGTCTCCTTTTCCCCGGACCATCTCCTCGTGCCTGCCACAGCACGAAATGATTCAGCACGGCCTCGTATGTCGCTTTTGATGCCAACGCCACGCCCAATGAACGAATCCCTGGCACCTCCAAGGAATCATGTGGCCCTGATGCAGATTGATTGTGAAGTAATGCATACACGCCTTGTTCATGTAGCTGAGGAGTTCATCCCTCCACATCTTCGTGCTGGAGGCAGTAATGCCTCCCATCCAGCACCACAAGCTCCTCCTGAGGCCCCACAATCTAGCCAAGCAGAGCCTAAGCGACGGCCCAAATCCAGGCCATTCTTGCCCAATACTGGTCAGCCAAGCCAGTAG
- the LOC123517956 gene encoding cyclic AMP-dependent transcription factor ATF-6 alpha-like isoform X4, with the protein MYVKNEPDCDFDITMEMMTDMETNLLREELFGNHCIASDVSESSSDDDLIHKLSNDLELPLALDDLEPVPPWPCQPGEVFQMLPSGNASSSSSSSSSSLSSFPSTRSSSIKCEVTDDLTAEDLARALYPNMVATPGVEMNEVDRESTVKEEPASPQHMLQLPPSPDETRDIWDLLCGSDVKPSIKVLDTPPVTPPQSEVSPPHSPQPSSPVAMIMGQANQNQLQQQQQQQKPLMNGSGNVGNHLSQPIKVVTITTRNGGSGPGPTKGGRVTKTMKIQPKVVSPSSAQTPQPQVISIVNSSSVPKLTLPKTAVTRTISGGNTRIVQVKAPPPANQPPPSTTPTPSPLSSILPPQVSTPATVGTPAPAAPLAPLAPALTPGLKLCSIPDLKAFKRQQRMIKNRESASLSRKKKKEYLNSLELKFADLEGENKRLKEENLRLLQRVATLETECDSLRRSVGRASNRKTTTALFALIFLFSLNLGPLSSILLGGKSKLDSLKGILPGSDELRVPTSFSQRSLLWTREETADNDSGSSHLAANTSHTCPMYINATESLRLETELRDWFEHKFRPSKTDRKKDDTTTANAGTSSKAKIIRKHLAGRLGGALHGVTTRKDRESTVNEVWNALAPPHPPPAHLYHYIHPEALQVDTQARSEEQRAVLASAPRLSSFLEAIQRRDDTYYVVSFSPDHLLVPATARNDSARPRMSLLMPTPRPMNESLAPPRNHVALMQIDCEVMHTRLVHVAEEFIPPHLRAGGSNASHPAPQAPPEAPQSSQAEPKRRPKSRPFLPNTGQPSQ; encoded by the exons ATGTACGTCAAAAACGAGCCAGATTGTGACTTTGACATAACCATGGAGATGATGACAGATATGGAGACGAACCTGCTGCGGGAGGAACTGTTTGGTAACCACTGCATCGCGTCGG ATGTGTCAGAATCTAGCAGTGATGATGATCTCATCCACAAACTCTCCAATGACCTTGAG CTCCCCTTGGCCCTGGATGACCTTGAACCAGTACCTCCTTGGCCGTGCCAGCCTGGAGAGGTCTTCCAGATGTTGCCCTCTGGGAatgcctcgtcttcctcttcttcctcttcctcttccctctcttcattcccCTCCACTAGGTCATCCTCCATCAAGTGTGAAG TTACAGATGACTTGACGGCAGAAGATCTGGCACGTGCCCTCTACCCAAACATGGTGGCCACCCCTGGAgtagaaatgaatgaagtggACAGAGAAAGCACG GTGAAGGAGGAGCCAGCGTCTCCACAACACATGTTGCAACTGCCGCCTTCTCCTGATGAGACGCGAGATATCTGGGACCTGTTGTGTGGAAGTGATGTCAAGCCCAGCATCAAA GTGCTGGACACTCCCCCTGTTACACCCCCTCAGAGTGAGGTCTCTCCACCACACAGCCCTCAGCCTTCCTCTCCAGTTGCCATGATAATGGGACAGGCCAACCAAAATCAGcttcagcaacaacagcaacaacaaaagccCTTGATGAATGGCAGTGGTAATGTTGGCAACCACCTTTCTCAGCCCATAAAAGTTGTCACCATCACAACACGTAATG GAGGATCTGGTCCAGGTCCCACCAAGGGTGGCCGTGTTACCAAAACTATGAAGATACAACCCAAGGTAGTCAGTCCATCTTCTGCTCAGACACCCCAACCACAGGTCATCAGCATTGTAAACTCATCATCTGTGCCTAAGCTGACCTTGCCCAAGACAG CTGTGACCCGAACTATTTCTGGAGGCAACACCAGGATAGTGCAGGTCAAAGCTCCTCCACCTGCCAACCAGCCTCCTCCAAGCACCACCCCCACCCCTagccctctttcctccattcttccacctCAG GTCAGCACCCCAGCAACAGTAGGAACACCAGCACCTGCAGCCCCACTTGCACCTTTAGCACCAGCTCTCACTCCTGGCTTGAAGCTATGCAGCATACCTGAT CTAAAAGCCTTCAAGCGGCAGCAAAGAATGATCAAGAACCGAGAATCAGCAAGTCTGTcccgcaaaaagaaaaaagaatacctAAACTCCCTTGAATTGAAGTTTGCTGATCTTGAGGGTGAGAACAAAAGGCTGAAAGAG GAAAACCTTCGCCTGCTGCAACGAGTTGCCActctagagacagagtgtgATTCATTGCGCCGCTCAGTTGGCCGTGCCTCCAATCGGAAGACAACCACTGCACTTTTtgctctcatctttctcttttccttaaatCTTGGACCCCTTTC GAGCATCCTACTTGGTGGAAAATCCAAGCTGGACTCCCTTAAGGGCATCCTGCCAGGAAGTGATGAATTGAGAGTCCCAACTAGCTTCTCCCAGCGGTCTCTCTTGTGGACAAGGGAGGAGACAGCAGATAATGATAGTGGATCATCCCACTTAGCTGCAAATACGTCCCATACCTGCCCTATGTACATTAATGCTACTGAGAgtctaag ATTGGAAacagagttaagagactggttCGAGCACAAGTTCAGACCTTCAAAGACTGATCGCAAGAAAGATGATACCACAACTGCTAATGCTGGTACCTCATCCAAAGCCAAGATAATCAGGAAACATCTGGCAGGGCGTTTAGGAGGAGCCCTGCATGGAGTTACAacaagaaaggatagagagtcaACTGTAAATGAAGTGTGGAATGCTTTGGCACCCCCTCATCCACCTCCAGCACACCTTTATCATTACATCCATcctgaggcgctgcaagttgataCCCAAGCAAG GTCAGAGGAGCAGCGTGCTGTGTTGGCTTCTGCACCACGGCTGTCATCATTCTTAGAGGCAATTCAGCGTCGTGATGACACCTATTATGTGGTCTCCTTTTCCCCGGACCATCTCCTCGTGCCTGCCACAGCACGAAATGATTCAGCACGGCCTCGTATGTCGCTTTTGATGCCAACGCCACGCCCAATGAACGAATCCCTGGCACCTCCAAGGAATCATGTGGCCCTGATGCAGATTGATTGTGAAGTAATGCATACACGCCTTGTTCATGTAGCTGAGGAGTTCATCCCTCCACATCTTCGTGCTGGAGGCAGTAATGCCTCCCATCCAGCACCACAAGCTCCTCCTGAGGCCCCACAATCTAGCCAAGCAGAGCCTAAGCGACGGCCCAAATCCAGGCCATTCTTGCCCAATACTGGTCAGCCAAGCCAGTAG
- the LOC123517956 gene encoding cyclic AMP-dependent transcription factor ATF-6 alpha-like isoform X5 encodes MPASSAPPNLADAFSRELFSELDTMDFSQDVSESSSDDDLIHKLSNDLELPLALDDLEPVPPWPCQPGEVFQMLPSGNASSSSSSSSSSLSSFPSTRSSSIKCEVTDDLTAEDLARALYPNMVATPGVEMNEVDRESTVKEEPASPQHMLQLPPSPDETRDIWDLLCGSDVKPSIKVLDTPPVTPPQSEVSPPHSPQPSSPVAMIMGQANQNQLQQQQQQQKPLMNGSGNVGNHLSQPIKVVTITTRNGGSGPGPTKGGRVTKTMKIQPKVVSPSSAQTPQPQVISIVNSSSVPKLTLPKTAVTRTISGGNTRIVQVKAPPPANQPPPSTTPTPSPLSSILPPQVSTPATVGTPAPAAPLAPLAPALTPGLKLCSIPDLKAFKRQQRMIKNRESASLSRKKKKEYLNSLELKFADLEGENKRLKEENLRLLQRVATLETECDSLRRSVGRASNRKTTTALFALIFLFSLNLGPLSSILLGGKSKLDSLKGILPGSDELRVPTSFSQRSLLWTREETADNDSGSSHLAANTSHTCPMYINATESLRLETELRDWFEHKFRPSKTDRKKDDTTTANAGTSSKAKIIRKHLAGRLGGALHGVTTRKDRESTVNEVWNALAPPHPPPAHLYHYIHPEALQVDTQARSEEQRAVLASAPRLSSFLEAIQRRDDTYYVVSFSPDHLLVPATARNDSARPRMSLLMPTPRPMNESLAPPRNHVALMQIDCEVMHTRLVHVAEEFIPPHLRAGGSNASHPAPQAPPEAPQSSQAEPKRRPKSRPFLPNTGQPSQ; translated from the exons ATGCCAGCCAGCTCTGCTCCTCCTAATCTAGCTGACGCATTCTCTCGAGAACTATTTTCAGAGCTGGACACAATGGATTTTTCTCaag ATGTGTCAGAATCTAGCAGTGATGATGATCTCATCCACAAACTCTCCAATGACCTTGAG CTCCCCTTGGCCCTGGATGACCTTGAACCAGTACCTCCTTGGCCGTGCCAGCCTGGAGAGGTCTTCCAGATGTTGCCCTCTGGGAatgcctcgtcttcctcttcttcctcttcctcttccctctcttcattcccCTCCACTAGGTCATCCTCCATCAAGTGTGAAG TTACAGATGACTTGACGGCAGAAGATCTGGCACGTGCCCTCTACCCAAACATGGTGGCCACCCCTGGAgtagaaatgaatgaagtggACAGAGAAAGCACG GTGAAGGAGGAGCCAGCGTCTCCACAACACATGTTGCAACTGCCGCCTTCTCCTGATGAGACGCGAGATATCTGGGACCTGTTGTGTGGAAGTGATGTCAAGCCCAGCATCAAA GTGCTGGACACTCCCCCTGTTACACCCCCTCAGAGTGAGGTCTCTCCACCACACAGCCCTCAGCCTTCCTCTCCAGTTGCCATGATAATGGGACAGGCCAACCAAAATCAGcttcagcaacaacagcaacaacaaaagccCTTGATGAATGGCAGTGGTAATGTTGGCAACCACCTTTCTCAGCCCATAAAAGTTGTCACCATCACAACACGTAATG GAGGATCTGGTCCAGGTCCCACCAAGGGTGGCCGTGTTACCAAAACTATGAAGATACAACCCAAGGTAGTCAGTCCATCTTCTGCTCAGACACCCCAACCACAGGTCATCAGCATTGTAAACTCATCATCTGTGCCTAAGCTGACCTTGCCCAAGACAG CTGTGACCCGAACTATTTCTGGAGGCAACACCAGGATAGTGCAGGTCAAAGCTCCTCCACCTGCCAACCAGCCTCCTCCAAGCACCACCCCCACCCCTagccctctttcctccattcttccacctCAG GTCAGCACCCCAGCAACAGTAGGAACACCAGCACCTGCAGCCCCACTTGCACCTTTAGCACCAGCTCTCACTCCTGGCTTGAAGCTATGCAGCATACCTGAT CTAAAAGCCTTCAAGCGGCAGCAAAGAATGATCAAGAACCGAGAATCAGCAAGTCTGTcccgcaaaaagaaaaaagaatacctAAACTCCCTTGAATTGAAGTTTGCTGATCTTGAGGGTGAGAACAAAAGGCTGAAAGAG GAAAACCTTCGCCTGCTGCAACGAGTTGCCActctagagacagagtgtgATTCATTGCGCCGCTCAGTTGGCCGTGCCTCCAATCGGAAGACAACCACTGCACTTTTtgctctcatctttctcttttccttaaatCTTGGACCCCTTTC GAGCATCCTACTTGGTGGAAAATCCAAGCTGGACTCCCTTAAGGGCATCCTGCCAGGAAGTGATGAATTGAGAGTCCCAACTAGCTTCTCCCAGCGGTCTCTCTTGTGGACAAGGGAGGAGACAGCAGATAATGATAGTGGATCATCCCACTTAGCTGCAAATACGTCCCATACCTGCCCTATGTACATTAATGCTACTGAGAgtctaag ATTGGAAacagagttaagagactggttCGAGCACAAGTTCAGACCTTCAAAGACTGATCGCAAGAAAGATGATACCACAACTGCTAATGCTGGTACCTCATCCAAAGCCAAGATAATCAGGAAACATCTGGCAGGGCGTTTAGGAGGAGCCCTGCATGGAGTTACAacaagaaaggatagagagtcaACTGTAAATGAAGTGTGGAATGCTTTGGCACCCCCTCATCCACCTCCAGCACACCTTTATCATTACATCCATcctgaggcgctgcaagttgataCCCAAGCAAG GTCAGAGGAGCAGCGTGCTGTGTTGGCTTCTGCACCACGGCTGTCATCATTCTTAGAGGCAATTCAGCGTCGTGATGACACCTATTATGTGGTCTCCTTTTCCCCGGACCATCTCCTCGTGCCTGCCACAGCACGAAATGATTCAGCACGGCCTCGTATGTCGCTTTTGATGCCAACGCCACGCCCAATGAACGAATCCCTGGCACCTCCAAGGAATCATGTGGCCCTGATGCAGATTGATTGTGAAGTAATGCATACACGCCTTGTTCATGTAGCTGAGGAGTTCATCCCTCCACATCTTCGTGCTGGAGGCAGTAATGCCTCCCATCCAGCACCACAAGCTCCTCCTGAGGCCCCACAATCTAGCCAAGCAGAGCCTAAGCGACGGCCCAAATCCAGGCCATTCTTGCCCAATACTGGTCAGCCAAGCCAGTAG
- the LOC123517956 gene encoding cyclic AMP-dependent transcription factor ATF-6 alpha-like isoform X3: MVEEEDTVRNLPHSSEPTKPPSTQHTVCMPASSAPPNLADAFSRELFSELDTMDFSQDVSESSSDDDLIHKLSNDLELPLALDDLEPVPPWPCQPGEVFQMLPSGNASSSSSSSSSSLSSFPSTRSSSIKCEVTDDLTAEDLARALYPNMVATPGVEMNEVDRESTVKEEPASPQHMLQLPPSPDETRDIWDLLCGSDVKPSIKVLDTPPVTPPQSEVSPPHSPQPSSPVAMIMGQANQNQLQQQQQQQKPLMNGSGNVGNHLSQPIKVVTITTRNGGSGPGPTKGGRVTKTMKIQPKVVSPSSAQTPQPQVISIVNSSSVPKLTLPKTAVTRTISGGNTRIVQVKAPPPANQPPPSTTPTPSPLSSILPPQVSTPATVGTPAPAAPLAPLAPALTPGLKLCSIPDLKAFKRQQRMIKNRESASLSRKKKKEYLNSLELKFADLEGENKRLKEENLRLLQRVATLETECDSLRRSVGRASNRKTTTALFALIFLFSLNLGPLSSILLGGKSKLDSLKGILPGSDELRVPTSFSQRSLLWTREETADNDSGSSHLAANTSHTCPMYINATESLRLETELRDWFEHKFRPSKTDRKKDDTTTANAGTSSKAKIIRKHLAGRLGGALHGVTTRKDRESTVNEVWNALAPPHPPPAHLYHYIHPEALQVDTQARSEEQRAVLASAPRLSSFLEAIQRRDDTYYVVSFSPDHLLVPATARNDSARPRMSLLMPTPRPMNESLAPPRNHVALMQIDCEVMHTRLVHVAEEFIPPHLRAGGSNASHPAPQAPPEAPQSSQAEPKRRPKSRPFLPNTGQPSQ; encoded by the exons atggtggaagaggaggatacgGTTAGGAATCTACCGCATAGTTCAG AGCCCACTAAGCCTCCATCGACACAACACACCGTCTGCATGCCAGCCAGCTCTGCTCCTCCTAATCTAGCTGACGCATTCTCTCGAGAACTATTTTCAGAGCTGGACACAATGGATTTTTCTCaag ATGTGTCAGAATCTAGCAGTGATGATGATCTCATCCACAAACTCTCCAATGACCTTGAG CTCCCCTTGGCCCTGGATGACCTTGAACCAGTACCTCCTTGGCCGTGCCAGCCTGGAGAGGTCTTCCAGATGTTGCCCTCTGGGAatgcctcgtcttcctcttcttcctcttcctcttccctctcttcattcccCTCCACTAGGTCATCCTCCATCAAGTGTGAAG TTACAGATGACTTGACGGCAGAAGATCTGGCACGTGCCCTCTACCCAAACATGGTGGCCACCCCTGGAgtagaaatgaatgaagtggACAGAGAAAGCACG GTGAAGGAGGAGCCAGCGTCTCCACAACACATGTTGCAACTGCCGCCTTCTCCTGATGAGACGCGAGATATCTGGGACCTGTTGTGTGGAAGTGATGTCAAGCCCAGCATCAAA GTGCTGGACACTCCCCCTGTTACACCCCCTCAGAGTGAGGTCTCTCCACCACACAGCCCTCAGCCTTCCTCTCCAGTTGCCATGATAATGGGACAGGCCAACCAAAATCAGcttcagcaacaacagcaacaacaaaagccCTTGATGAATGGCAGTGGTAATGTTGGCAACCACCTTTCTCAGCCCATAAAAGTTGTCACCATCACAACACGTAATG GAGGATCTGGTCCAGGTCCCACCAAGGGTGGCCGTGTTACCAAAACTATGAAGATACAACCCAAGGTAGTCAGTCCATCTTCTGCTCAGACACCCCAACCACAGGTCATCAGCATTGTAAACTCATCATCTGTGCCTAAGCTGACCTTGCCCAAGACAG CTGTGACCCGAACTATTTCTGGAGGCAACACCAGGATAGTGCAGGTCAAAGCTCCTCCACCTGCCAACCAGCCTCCTCCAAGCACCACCCCCACCCCTagccctctttcctccattcttccacctCAG GTCAGCACCCCAGCAACAGTAGGAACACCAGCACCTGCAGCCCCACTTGCACCTTTAGCACCAGCTCTCACTCCTGGCTTGAAGCTATGCAGCATACCTGAT CTAAAAGCCTTCAAGCGGCAGCAAAGAATGATCAAGAACCGAGAATCAGCAAGTCTGTcccgcaaaaagaaaaaagaatacctAAACTCCCTTGAATTGAAGTTTGCTGATCTTGAGGGTGAGAACAAAAGGCTGAAAGAG GAAAACCTTCGCCTGCTGCAACGAGTTGCCActctagagacagagtgtgATTCATTGCGCCGCTCAGTTGGCCGTGCCTCCAATCGGAAGACAACCACTGCACTTTTtgctctcatctttctcttttccttaaatCTTGGACCCCTTTC GAGCATCCTACTTGGTGGAAAATCCAAGCTGGACTCCCTTAAGGGCATCCTGCCAGGAAGTGATGAATTGAGAGTCCCAACTAGCTTCTCCCAGCGGTCTCTCTTGTGGACAAGGGAGGAGACAGCAGATAATGATAGTGGATCATCCCACTTAGCTGCAAATACGTCCCATACCTGCCCTATGTACATTAATGCTACTGAGAgtctaag ATTGGAAacagagttaagagactggttCGAGCACAAGTTCAGACCTTCAAAGACTGATCGCAAGAAAGATGATACCACAACTGCTAATGCTGGTACCTCATCCAAAGCCAAGATAATCAGGAAACATCTGGCAGGGCGTTTAGGAGGAGCCCTGCATGGAGTTACAacaagaaaggatagagagtcaACTGTAAATGAAGTGTGGAATGCTTTGGCACCCCCTCATCCACCTCCAGCACACCTTTATCATTACATCCATcctgaggcgctgcaagttgataCCCAAGCAAG GTCAGAGGAGCAGCGTGCTGTGTTGGCTTCTGCACCACGGCTGTCATCATTCTTAGAGGCAATTCAGCGTCGTGATGACACCTATTATGTGGTCTCCTTTTCCCCGGACCATCTCCTCGTGCCTGCCACAGCACGAAATGATTCAGCACGGCCTCGTATGTCGCTTTTGATGCCAACGCCACGCCCAATGAACGAATCCCTGGCACCTCCAAGGAATCATGTGGCCCTGATGCAGATTGATTGTGAAGTAATGCATACACGCCTTGTTCATGTAGCTGAGGAGTTCATCCCTCCACATCTTCGTGCTGGAGGCAGTAATGCCTCCCATCCAGCACCACAAGCTCCTCCTGAGGCCCCACAATCTAGCCAAGCAGAGCCTAAGCGACGGCCCAAATCCAGGCCATTCTTGCCCAATACTGGTCAGCCAAGCCAGTAG